A genomic window from Deinococcus ruber includes:
- a CDS encoding transposase codes for MPSGPLVLGLDDTTLRRTGAKISAKGIYRDPVRSSRGHFVKASGFRWLSLMLLTPIPWAHRVWALPLLTALVPSQRYSEEGGHTHRTLTDWARQRLRMVQRWCPGRQLIVVADSAYAVINWLFDLQQGRPITVITRLRLDAALYKPAPERQVGQMGRTRLKGDRLPSLAALINDPTTRWQRRCVHRWYGETNREVELVSHTAVWSTLASHPSRYAGCWFAILKGSSPPRRCSARICSSAQFKSWSTSCSVDNSRSPSKRFERTWA; via the coding sequence GTGCCCTCAGGACCGCTGGTTCTTGGCCTGGACGACACCACCCTGCGACGCACCGGAGCCAAGATCAGTGCCAAAGGCATCTACCGCGACCCTGTACGGTCCAGCCGCGGGCACTTCGTCAAGGCCAGCGGTTTCCGCTGGCTGAGCCTGATGCTGCTCACACCCATCCCCTGGGCCCATCGCGTCTGGGCCTTGCCGCTCCTGACGGCACTGGTGCCGTCACAGCGGTACAGCGAAGAAGGCGGTCACACCCACAGGACCCTGACCGACTGGGCCCGGCAGAGGCTACGAATGGTGCAGCGCTGGTGTCCTGGACGGCAGCTGATCGTGGTGGCAGACAGCGCGTATGCAGTCATCAACTGGCTCTTCGACCTCCAACAGGGTCGTCCGATCACCGTCATCACCAGACTCCGCTTGGATGCCGCACTCTACAAACCGGCGCCTGAACGACAGGTCGGCCAGATGGGCAGAACCCGACTCAAAGGTGACCGTCTTCCAAGCCTGGCGGCCTTGATCAACGATCCAACGACGCGCTGGCAGCGCAGGTGCGTCCATCGCTGGTACGGAGAAACCAACCGGGAAGTCGAACTCGTTTCACACACCGCCGTGTGGTCCACGCTGGCCTCTCACCCGTCCCGGTACGCTGGGTGCTGGTTCGCGATCCTAAAGGGAAGTTCACCACCCAGGCGTTGCTCTGCACGGATCTGCTCCTCAGCCCAGTTCAAATCTTGGAGCACTTCGTGCAGCGTTGACAACTCGAGGTCACCTTCGAAGAGGTTCGAGCGCACCTGGGCGTAG